From Polyangiaceae bacterium, a single genomic window includes:
- a CDS encoding acyl-CoA dehydrogenase family protein, with the protein MDMSFTPEQEAFRSEVREWIAQAMPPHIATKANNDGAFSNAEVMEWHKVLAAKGWVAPHWPKEFGGPGFDATQRFIFGQEMELAGTPQLSPFGLSMVGPLIMQFGNDAQKQRFLPKILSGEEVWCQGYSEPNAGSDLASLKTRAEKNAAGNYVLNGQKTWTTYAQYADWIFVLARTNPDVKQQAGISFFLVDMKTPGLTVKPFLTTGGTPAFCETWFENVEVPKENLIGQENMGWTYAKALLGHERTLVSGVGISARTLLRTKRLAKEIQKDGRPLLEDPGFRAKIARSEIKLEALRMTVLRSLASAQLGHAPGPESSILKLRGTDLQQETVDLLMEVLGHDSLTWFNPEGTVNPRGESAPSIFNYVRAATIYAGSNEIQKNIIAKMILGLPSA; encoded by the coding sequence ATGGACATGTCGTTCACCCCCGAACAGGAGGCATTCCGCAGCGAAGTGCGCGAGTGGATTGCCCAGGCGATGCCGCCCCACATCGCGACCAAAGCGAACAACGACGGTGCGTTCTCGAACGCCGAAGTGATGGAGTGGCACAAGGTGCTCGCCGCCAAGGGCTGGGTGGCGCCCCACTGGCCCAAGGAGTTCGGCGGCCCAGGCTTCGACGCGACTCAGCGCTTCATCTTTGGCCAAGAGATGGAGCTCGCTGGCACCCCGCAGCTCTCGCCGTTCGGCCTTTCGATGGTAGGCCCGCTCATCATGCAGTTCGGTAACGACGCGCAGAAGCAGCGCTTCTTGCCGAAGATCTTGAGCGGTGAAGAGGTGTGGTGTCAGGGCTACTCCGAGCCCAACGCTGGCAGCGACCTGGCTTCGCTGAAAACCCGCGCGGAAAAAAACGCGGCGGGCAACTACGTGCTCAACGGGCAGAAGACCTGGACCACGTACGCGCAGTACGCCGACTGGATCTTCGTGCTCGCGCGCACCAACCCCGACGTGAAGCAGCAGGCGGGTATCAGCTTCTTCCTGGTAGACATGAAGACGCCGGGTCTCACCGTGAAGCCGTTCCTCACCACCGGTGGCACGCCGGCCTTCTGCGAGACCTGGTTCGAGAACGTCGAGGTCCCCAAGGAGAACCTGATCGGCCAGGAAAACATGGGCTGGACGTACGCCAAGGCGCTGCTCGGTCACGAGCGCACCCTGGTGAGCGGCGTGGGCATCAGCGCCCGCACACTGCTCCGCACGAAGCGCCTGGCGAAGGAAATCCAGAAGGACGGCAGGCCGCTCCTCGAGGATCCGGGTTTCCGCGCGAAAATTGCACGCTCGGAGATCAAGCTCGAAGCACTCCGCATGACCGTGCTCCGCTCACTGGCGAGCGCTCAGCTCGGCCACGCACCAGGCCCCGAGAGCTCCATCCTCAAGCTGCGCGGCACTGACCTCCAGCAAGAGACGGTCGACCTGTTGATGGAGGTGCTGGGCCACGACAGCCTCACCTGGTTCAACCCGGAAGGCACCGTGAACCCCCGCGGCGAGTCCGCACCGAGCATCTTCAACTACGTGCGCGCCGCGACCATCTACGCCGGCTCCAACGAGATCCAGAAGAACATCATCGCCAAGATGATCCTTGGCCTACCGAGCGCCTGA
- a CDS encoding acyl-CoA dehydrogenase family protein codes for MNFDLNDDQKLLVGTVADFCKKESTVERMRKLRETELGYAKETWAKMGELGWLSVLFPEEMGGLGGSFTDAALIIEQLGTTLVPEPYIASVVLAGLAIRHSVSDEEGAELLASLIDGSEVFALAYTEAQSRHDVTNVTTRAEKSGAGYKLTGKKRWVLAGHGADKLVVSARTSGETRDREGVSLFLVDANASGVKRTRVDMMDGHKAAMIDFEGAEARLLGEAGKAAAVLEQVMDYGAAAVCAEGAGIMQTVLGMTRNYLCEREQFGTKIGTFQALQHRTVDMFVETQLAKSSAIMAMIKADDADPAERARAISAAKCQLALSGGFVVRQGTQLHGGIGVTDEHDIGLYFKRMHSLLTLFGDEEFHTQRYASSEAFTAHV; via the coding sequence ATGAACTTCGATCTGAATGACGACCAGAAGCTCCTCGTCGGTACCGTCGCGGACTTCTGCAAGAAGGAATCCACCGTGGAGCGCATGCGCAAGCTGCGTGAGACGGAGCTTGGCTATGCCAAGGAAACCTGGGCCAAGATGGGTGAGCTCGGCTGGCTCAGCGTGCTCTTCCCGGAGGAAATGGGCGGCCTTGGCGGCAGCTTCACCGACGCCGCGCTGATCATCGAGCAGCTCGGCACGACGCTGGTGCCGGAGCCCTACATCGCCTCCGTGGTGCTCGCTGGATTGGCGATCCGTCACTCCGTCAGCGACGAAGAAGGCGCGGAGCTCCTCGCCTCCTTGATCGATGGCTCCGAGGTGTTCGCCCTGGCGTACACTGAAGCTCAGAGCCGCCACGACGTGACCAACGTCACCACTCGTGCGGAAAAGAGCGGCGCTGGCTACAAGCTGACGGGCAAGAAGCGCTGGGTGCTCGCGGGCCATGGCGCGGACAAGCTGGTGGTCAGCGCGCGCACCTCCGGTGAGACGCGGGACCGCGAAGGCGTCTCGCTTTTCCTGGTGGACGCGAATGCGAGCGGCGTGAAGCGCACCCGCGTTGACATGATGGACGGCCACAAAGCCGCGATGATCGACTTCGAGGGCGCGGAAGCGCGTCTCCTCGGGGAAGCAGGCAAGGCAGCCGCCGTGCTCGAGCAGGTCATGGACTACGGCGCGGCCGCCGTCTGCGCCGAAGGCGCCGGCATCATGCAGACCGTGCTCGGCATGACTCGCAACTACCTGTGTGAGCGCGAGCAATTCGGCACCAAAATTGGCACCTTCCAGGCGCTGCAACACCGCACCGTCGATATGTTCGTGGAGACGCAGCTCGCCAAGAGCAGCGCCATCATGGCGATGATCAAGGCGGACGACGCGGATCCCGCTGAGCGCGCCCGCGCCATCAGCGCCGCCAAGTGCCAGCTCGCCCTGAGCGGCGGCTTCGTAGTGCGCCAAGGCACGCAGCTCCACGGCGGCATCGGCGTCACCGACGAGCACGACATCGGGCTCTACTTCAAGCGCATGCACAGCCTGCTCACGCTGTTCGGTGACGAGGAGTTCCACACCCAGCGCTACGCCAGCTCCGAGGCCTTCACCGCGCACGTGTGA
- a CDS encoding TerB family tellurite resistance protein encodes MSGYDTEALTEGQLGALIEIMFLAAFADGEFSAQEQANFREVVSRLGDSRLTSDALSGLMLRAAVQLEREGRAARLAAARTELQDQDARRIALALAADVAGADGIESREREQLKETAKALEISDSELARLVGQA; translated from the coding sequence ATGAGTGGCTACGACACTGAAGCACTTACCGAAGGTCAGCTGGGCGCGCTGATCGAGATCATGTTCCTGGCGGCCTTCGCCGACGGCGAGTTCAGCGCTCAGGAGCAGGCGAATTTCCGCGAGGTAGTGAGCCGCTTGGGCGACTCGCGGCTGACCAGCGACGCGCTGAGTGGCCTCATGCTGCGCGCCGCGGTGCAGCTCGAGCGTGAAGGTCGCGCCGCACGCCTCGCCGCCGCACGCACGGAGCTACAGGATCAAGACGCGCGTCGCATCGCCCTCGCCCTGGCCGCGGACGTCGCCGGAGCCGACGGCATCGAGAGCCGCGAGCGTGAGCAGCTGAAGGAAACCGCCAAGGCGCTCGAAATCAGCGACTCCGAGCTGGCGCGCCTCGTCGGCCAAGCCTGA
- a CDS encoding glutamine amidotransferase, giving the protein MSACVGRLAVLITGAPLPHTEQRRGGFTKLIREQARGAWGGEWLDVDLPGGATLPAPEELAGVIVTGSAAHLTDQEPWMLRGLEWLRSLTDAGTPILGICFGHQMLGEALGGRVDRNPRGREIGSVEVRVSAPHPLLPEGQLMANMTHLDSIVELPPQAKILATTDLEPFAAVEFAPRIWGVQFHPEVDGDVMRDYISARMAALEQEGLNGEQILADARDTPESAAVIERFCAALE; this is encoded by the coding sequence ATGAGTGCGTGTGTGGGAAGGCTCGCCGTACTGATCACAGGTGCCCCGTTACCTCATACCGAACAGCGTCGCGGTGGCTTCACCAAGCTCATCCGCGAGCAGGCGCGAGGGGCCTGGGGAGGCGAGTGGCTCGACGTCGATCTCCCCGGCGGTGCAACACTCCCGGCACCTGAAGAACTCGCGGGCGTGATCGTGACCGGCTCAGCGGCGCACTTGACGGATCAGGAGCCGTGGATGCTGCGTGGGCTCGAGTGGTTGCGTTCGCTGACCGATGCCGGCACGCCCATTCTCGGGATTTGCTTCGGGCACCAGATGCTCGGTGAGGCCTTGGGAGGCCGTGTGGACCGCAACCCGCGCGGACGGGAGATTGGGAGTGTCGAAGTGCGAGTGAGCGCGCCTCACCCCCTGCTCCCCGAGGGGCAGCTCATGGCCAACATGACGCACCTCGATTCCATCGTGGAGCTGCCACCCCAAGCGAAGATCCTCGCGACCACGGATTTGGAGCCGTTCGCTGCCGTGGAGTTCGCGCCTCGGATTTGGGGCGTGCAGTTTCACCCCGAGGTCGATGGCGACGTGATGCGGGACTACATCAGCGCGCGCATGGCTGCGCTGGAGCAAGAGGGGCTGAACGGCGAGCAGATCCTCGCCGATGCACGCGACACACCCGAGAGCGCAGCGGTGATCGAGCGCTTCTGCGCTGCACTCGAGTGA
- a CDS encoding VWA domain-containing protein, producing the protein MSRPLLGALVSMCAVGVVAACSASSGNGNQVSGGTGGSAASGGTGGGGSGGVAGSGNTGNFGGSGGLIDGGNNGGTGGFDPDADTCAGEVTQGERKPLDMYVMFDMSGSMGAEAAPGVTKWDAVRPALQGFLTAPESAGIGVGIQYFPLLAAGSAWSCTSNSQCSGAGGLCVLKACSNQFPNLVPCSNNSDCGFLGSCVNLGNCGTDVNSVCAPVGDTSVCGGGLTCNQMTSSFCTESDSCLVGDYQAPDVGIAELPGNAAAITASLNAQMPRGATPTGPALQGAIQHAQSWAGSHTGHQVVVVLVTDGTPTSCNPTNINQISALATAALNGTPSVQTFVIGVFENGDTTGQSNANSIANAGGTGTAFVVDAASSSLGAQFTQALNDIRGTALSCEYSIPMPSTGTLDYDKVNVEFKDGSSTVTVPYVGDAGSCDATLGGWYYDVDPAAGGTPSTIVMCPVTCDQFTAASGAATVDVRLGCKREDIPR; encoded by the coding sequence TTGTCGCGCCCCCTCCTGGGAGCGTTGGTCTCGATGTGTGCGGTTGGAGTGGTCGCTGCCTGCAGCGCGAGCTCCGGAAACGGAAACCAGGTCAGTGGCGGGACCGGCGGGAGCGCCGCCAGCGGCGGGACCGGAGGCGGCGGTAGTGGTGGTGTCGCGGGCAGCGGCAACACCGGCAACTTCGGTGGCAGCGGTGGCCTCATCGATGGTGGCAACAACGGAGGCACTGGCGGCTTCGATCCCGACGCGGACACCTGCGCGGGCGAGGTGACTCAAGGGGAGCGCAAGCCCCTCGATATGTACGTGATGTTCGACATGTCGGGGTCGATGGGCGCCGAGGCCGCGCCTGGCGTGACCAAGTGGGACGCGGTGCGGCCCGCGCTGCAGGGCTTCCTCACTGCACCGGAATCCGCAGGGATCGGCGTAGGCATCCAGTACTTCCCCCTGCTCGCTGCTGGTTCCGCATGGAGCTGCACTAGCAATAGTCAATGCAGTGGCGCTGGTGGGCTGTGCGTGCTCAAGGCATGCTCGAATCAGTTTCCGAACCTCGTTCCGTGCAGCAACAACAGCGACTGCGGCTTCCTCGGATCGTGCGTGAACCTGGGCAACTGCGGAACCGACGTGAACAGCGTGTGCGCACCGGTGGGCGACACCAGCGTCTGCGGCGGGGGTCTGACCTGCAACCAAATGACGAGCAGCTTCTGCACCGAGTCTGACTCCTGCCTGGTTGGCGACTACCAGGCGCCCGACGTGGGGATCGCGGAGCTGCCAGGGAATGCTGCGGCGATCACAGCTTCTCTCAACGCTCAGATGCCGCGAGGTGCGACGCCCACCGGGCCCGCGCTCCAAGGTGCGATTCAGCACGCCCAGAGCTGGGCCGGTAGCCATACAGGGCATCAGGTAGTCGTGGTGCTCGTCACCGACGGCACGCCGACGAGCTGCAACCCCACCAACATCAACCAGATCTCTGCCCTCGCGACCGCGGCGCTCAACGGTACGCCGTCCGTGCAGACCTTCGTGATTGGCGTGTTCGAGAACGGCGACACCACGGGTCAGAGCAACGCGAACTCGATCGCCAACGCCGGTGGTACTGGGACGGCTTTCGTCGTCGACGCGGCATCCAGTTCCCTTGGCGCGCAGTTCACCCAGGCGCTGAACGACATCCGAGGTACCGCGCTTTCGTGTGAGTACAGCATCCCGATGCCCAGCACCGGCACCCTCGACTACGACAAGGTCAACGTCGAGTTCAAAGACGGCAGCAGCACCGTCACCGTGCCTTACGTGGGTGACGCGGGGAGCTGTGACGCGACTCTCGGGGGCTGGTACTACGACGTCGATCCTGCCGCTGGTGGGACGCCGTCGACGATCGTGATGTGCCCCGTGACCTGCGATCAGTTCACCGCCGCTTCCGGCGCGGCAACTGTCGATGTTCGCCTGGGTTGCAAGCGTGAAGACATCCCGCGCTGA
- a CDS encoding dipeptide epimerase, giving the protein MHRVQSFRWQRLDIPMREPFGIAGGAQLVANNGLVIVTLADGTQGVGEAAPFPAVNAETQAAVEANLLGALPNLEGLEFSDWQTLPKSVPAFDTTPTARTALELALVDAALRSEGRSLWEVCGKQELELETDITVGTGDIESARQASLRAAGDGFRCLKIKVGSKLDDPRAALELDRARILAVGESAPEASLILDGNAAYDSIHAVELVESLGDLRRRVALFEQPTAKHDIRGLLEVQQRAQVAVAADESCQGPESLAELRGVAVINVKLMKSGVLGAVRLIEEAKARGFGLMMGGMVESRLAMGAAASIAAGFGGFSFIDLDTPLWLAEDPCCEGYTQVGPSIRLAPDAKGHGARVAPAWLNEPA; this is encoded by the coding sequence ATGCATCGCGTGCAGAGCTTCCGTTGGCAACGGCTGGATATCCCCATGCGGGAACCCTTCGGTATCGCGGGTGGAGCGCAGCTCGTCGCAAACAACGGCTTGGTGATCGTGACGTTGGCGGATGGTACCCAGGGCGTGGGAGAGGCCGCGCCTTTCCCTGCGGTGAACGCTGAGACTCAGGCAGCCGTGGAGGCGAACCTCCTCGGCGCGCTTCCGAACCTAGAAGGGCTGGAGTTTAGCGACTGGCAGACGCTGCCCAAAAGCGTCCCGGCGTTCGACACAACACCCACCGCACGCACCGCCTTGGAGCTCGCGCTCGTGGACGCGGCGCTCAGGAGTGAAGGCAGGTCGCTGTGGGAGGTGTGCGGCAAGCAAGAACTCGAGCTCGAAACCGACATCACGGTAGGCACCGGTGACATCGAATCCGCACGGCAAGCATCACTGCGAGCGGCGGGGGACGGCTTTCGCTGCCTGAAGATCAAGGTCGGCAGCAAGCTCGACGACCCGCGCGCCGCACTCGAGCTCGACCGGGCGCGTATTCTCGCAGTCGGCGAGAGCGCCCCCGAGGCATCGCTCATCTTGGATGGCAACGCGGCGTACGACTCGATCCACGCCGTTGAGTTGGTGGAGTCGCTCGGCGACCTCAGGCGACGCGTCGCGCTCTTCGAGCAGCCCACTGCAAAACACGACATCCGAGGACTCCTGGAGGTTCAACAGCGAGCCCAGGTCGCTGTCGCAGCGGACGAGAGCTGCCAGGGTCCGGAGTCGCTCGCAGAGCTGCGTGGTGTCGCGGTGATCAACGTGAAGCTAATGAAGAGCGGCGTGCTGGGTGCCGTGAGGCTGATCGAGGAGGCAAAGGCGCGCGGATTCGGACTCATGATGGGCGGCATGGTGGAGTCCCGACTGGCTATGGGAGCGGCGGCGAGCATCGCGGCGGGCTTCGGAGGTTTCAGCTTCATCGACCTCGATACGCCGCTGTGGCTCGCGGAAGATCCCTGCTGCGAGGGGTACACCCAGGTGGGCCCCAGCATCCGGCTTGCGCCTGACGCGAAGGGGCACGGAGCGCGCGTCGCTCCTGCGTGGCTTAACGAACCAGCCTGA
- a CDS encoding HAD-IG family 5'-nucleotidase has product MRANSSSSAPTQLFLPLPGIAVTPPVAPRIPRNDRVFVNRNLAMANIDWIGFDMDYTLAIYNQRAMDTLSIELSVERLLKRGYPSYLQDVHYDTRFPIRGLLIDKRLGHVLKMNRYKAVFTGYHGLKKLPRETLDELYLNKKIRPSTPRYHWIDTLFALCEVTLYSVAVDAMEKRGEQVDYAKLFGDIRESIDEAHRDGSVYRAVTADLAKYVERDEDLARALHKFRSSGKKLFLLTNSPWHYTNRMMTYLLGEAMQEYPSWRHYFDVIVVSAQKPNWFKEGRPLMERDGEVLKDLNGPLERGKIYEGGNLREFERLTRTVGSKILYVGDHIYGDILRSKKESAWHTAMIIQELDQEVAALEMCLGEMARQRELNESRDRLEDELRFYQARFKELSKQPTEEGDADRLRVKRALEQVRGELRSIERELTSLAETVNLTFHPYWGSLLKEDNEMSSFGLQVDTYADLYSRRVSCFREYSPHQHFRSPHDLMPHEL; this is encoded by the coding sequence GTGAGAGCCAATTCGAGCTCCAGCGCTCCGACTCAGCTGTTCCTGCCGCTCCCAGGTATCGCCGTCACACCACCCGTCGCGCCGCGCATCCCGCGCAACGACCGAGTGTTCGTGAACCGCAACCTCGCGATGGCGAACATCGACTGGATAGGCTTCGACATGGACTACACGCTGGCGATCTACAACCAGCGCGCCATGGACACCTTGAGCATCGAGCTCTCGGTGGAGCGCCTCTTGAAGCGCGGCTATCCAAGCTACCTCCAGGACGTTCACTACGACACGCGATTCCCCATCCGCGGGCTCTTGATCGACAAGCGCCTGGGGCACGTGCTCAAGATGAACCGCTACAAGGCCGTGTTCACGGGCTACCACGGCCTGAAGAAGCTCCCTCGAGAGACCCTCGACGAGCTCTACTTGAACAAGAAGATCCGACCGAGTACCCCGCGCTACCACTGGATCGATACGCTCTTCGCCCTCTGCGAGGTCACTCTCTACTCGGTAGCCGTGGACGCGATGGAGAAGCGAGGGGAGCAGGTCGACTACGCCAAGCTCTTCGGAGACATTCGCGAGTCCATCGATGAAGCGCATCGCGACGGCTCTGTTTACCGCGCGGTAACGGCTGATCTGGCCAAATACGTCGAGAGGGACGAAGACCTCGCGCGCGCGCTGCACAAGTTCCGTTCGTCAGGCAAGAAGCTGTTTCTGCTCACGAACTCACCTTGGCACTACACGAACCGGATGATGACCTACCTGCTCGGTGAAGCCATGCAGGAGTATCCCAGCTGGCGTCATTACTTCGATGTCATCGTGGTGAGCGCGCAGAAGCCCAACTGGTTCAAAGAAGGGCGCCCCTTGATGGAGCGCGACGGTGAGGTCTTGAAGGACCTCAACGGCCCGCTGGAGCGCGGAAAGATTTATGAGGGCGGGAACCTCCGCGAGTTCGAGCGCCTGACTCGCACCGTTGGTTCGAAGATCCTCTACGTCGGTGACCACATCTACGGAGACATCCTGCGCAGCAAGAAGGAAAGCGCCTGGCACACGGCGATGATCATCCAAGAGCTCGACCAGGAGGTCGCTGCCCTGGAGATGTGCCTCGGGGAAATGGCACGTCAGCGAGAGCTGAACGAAAGCCGCGATCGACTCGAAGATGAGCTGCGCTTCTACCAAGCACGCTTCAAAGAGCTGTCGAAGCAACCGACCGAAGAAGGCGACGCGGACCGTCTGCGCGTCAAGCGCGCCCTCGAGCAGGTGCGCGGCGAGCTCCGTTCCATCGAACGCGAGCTGACGAGCCTGGCAGAGACGGTGAACCTTACGTTCCACCCATACTGGGGCTCACTCCTCAAGGAAGACAACGAGATGAGCAGCTTCGGCCTGCAGGTCGACACCTACGCGGACCTCTACAGCCGTCGGGTGAGTTGCTTCCGCGAGTACTCCCCGCACCAGCACTTCCGCTCGCCTCACGACCTGATGCCCCACGAACTCTAG
- a CDS encoding SUMF1/EgtB/PvdO family nonheme iron enzyme, with the protein MATVLIAPNTQGAKGCPSGMASILGRYCIDRYEASMVVVNSKGKRLRNHSPYFSPSPDQLVMATSRRGVVPQAYLTQEEATIACESAGKRLCTDEEWVTACKGRDPTQYPYGDKHIVGRCNDAGESSLLRVFGKLPDAELYHIDRMNDPRLNRLPKTLAKTGAYKGCKNSFGLYDMVGNLHEWTANRGGTFRGGYYLDTHINGEGCGYLTTGHNTKYSDYSIGFRCCSRLGGESRPKKLRSPIPAGSPRARDFERKKRERARKRAAAKSR; encoded by the coding sequence GTGGCCACCGTGCTGATCGCGCCGAATACCCAGGGAGCCAAAGGCTGCCCAAGCGGCATGGCGAGCATTCTTGGGCGCTACTGCATCGACCGCTACGAAGCGAGCATGGTCGTGGTCAACAGCAAGGGCAAGCGCCTACGCAACCACTCCCCGTACTTCTCTCCGAGCCCCGATCAGCTCGTCATGGCCACCAGCCGCCGCGGCGTGGTCCCCCAAGCGTACCTCACCCAAGAAGAAGCGACGATCGCCTGCGAGTCCGCGGGGAAACGTCTCTGCACGGATGAGGAATGGGTCACAGCCTGCAAGGGTCGCGACCCGACCCAATATCCCTACGGAGACAAGCACATCGTCGGGCGCTGTAATGACGCCGGAGAGTCGTCGCTGCTCCGCGTCTTCGGCAAGTTGCCGGACGCGGAGCTGTACCACATCGACCGTATGAACGATCCGCGGCTGAACCGTCTGCCCAAGACCCTCGCCAAGACCGGCGCCTACAAAGGCTGCAAGAACTCGTTCGGGCTGTACGACATGGTCGGCAACCTGCACGAGTGGACGGCGAACCGAGGCGGAACGTTTCGGGGCGGTTACTACTTGGACACGCACATCAACGGTGAGGGCTGCGGGTACCTCACGACGGGCCACAACACGAAGTACTCGGACTATTCCATCGGCTTTCGTTGTTGCAGCCGCCTGGGCGGAGAATCTCGCCCGAAAAAACTCCGCAGCCCGATCCCCGCAGGCTCGCCCCGCGCTCGCGATTTCGAGCGCAAGAAGCGTGAACGCGCGCGAAAGCGAGCGGCCGCCAAATCCCGCTGA
- a CDS encoding MotA/TolQ/ExbB proton channel family protein: protein MTNNLVHWLERLMTNFGAGWVMWLLIGLSIISVAIMLERAYFYWRLRDDIGGLAHELRSLLRKNDIPGAIKRMQQSPSAEAAVVVAGLLEADRGAKSAEEAMQGAAALQRMKLEKWLAYLGTLGNNAPFIGLFGTVIGIVQAFKALGKSDAATNAMAAAPQEVMAAIAEALIATAIGLLVAIPAVAMFNLFMRMSKSILANTEALTRVLLSHLTAEGAGESASEEE from the coding sequence ATGACCAACAACCTGGTCCACTGGCTCGAACGCCTAATGACCAACTTTGGAGCCGGCTGGGTAATGTGGCTCCTGATCGGCTTGAGCATCATCTCCGTCGCCATCATGCTGGAGCGCGCCTATTTCTACTGGCGCCTGCGAGACGACATCGGGGGTCTCGCCCACGAGCTCCGCAGCTTACTCCGCAAGAACGACATCCCGGGCGCCATCAAGCGCATGCAACAGTCTCCGAGCGCAGAGGCCGCGGTGGTCGTCGCCGGGCTCCTGGAGGCCGATCGCGGCGCCAAGTCCGCCGAGGAGGCCATGCAGGGCGCCGCGGCGCTGCAGCGCATGAAGCTCGAGAAGTGGCTCGCTTACCTCGGCACCCTCGGCAACAACGCGCCGTTCATCGGGCTGTTTGGTACCGTCATCGGTATCGTTCAGGCGTTCAAGGCGCTCGGGAAATCCGATGCTGCCACCAACGCCATGGCAGCAGCGCCGCAAGAGGTAATGGCAGCCATCGCCGAAGCACTGATCGCAACCGCGATCGGTCTCTTGGTGGCCATCCCAGCGGTCGCGATGTTCAACCTTTTCATGCGCATGTCGAAGTCGATCCTCGCCAACACCGAGGCGCTGACCCGGGTACTCCTGAGTCACCTCACCGCAGAAGGCGCTGGTGAGTCTGCCAGCGAAGAGGAGTAA
- a CDS encoding biopolymer transporter ExbD codes for MAGGASNDDDGMIAGINVTPLVDVTLVLLIIFMVTAKMIVSQGMPMDLPKAASGQDIQTVFSVELSADGKTMVDSKEVPDDEAVSGLAKSAKAKNKDIRAVIRADKKVEHGRVIHVLDLLNRAGISKVAFGVQQAAPGETTAKPASSDG; via the coding sequence GTGGCTGGCGGAGCTTCCAACGACGACGATGGAATGATCGCGGGTATCAACGTGACGCCGCTGGTCGACGTCACGCTGGTGCTGCTCATCATCTTCATGGTCACCGCCAAGATGATCGTGAGCCAGGGCATGCCGATGGACCTGCCGAAGGCTGCGAGCGGCCAAGACATCCAGACGGTGTTCAGCGTCGAGCTGAGCGCCGACGGCAAGACCATGGTCGATTCGAAAGAGGTCCCTGACGACGAGGCCGTTAGTGGCCTCGCAAAGTCGGCGAAGGCCAAGAACAAGGACATCCGTGCCGTTATCCGCGCGGATAAAAAGGTAGAGCACGGTCGCGTGATTCACGTGCTCGATCTGCTGAACCGTGCAGGCATCAGCAAGGTCGCGTTCGGCGTCCAGCAAGCCGCCCCGGGGGAAACCACCGCAAAGCCAGCCAGTAGTGACGGATAG
- a CDS encoding cyclic nucleotide-binding domain-containing protein, whose amino-acid sequence MMASERVEQLRKVELFAGLKDEALELIAKVAVEETHQLGTKIFEHGDAGDKLYLILDGRVRISREVPGMGEEALAILGPGQMFGEMALLDESPRSADARVHNTCRVLAIPKDGFDDLLFLHKDLAYEVLWSIVRMLVGRLRETTNKLTFLSISGKF is encoded by the coding sequence ATCATGGCCTCCGAGCGAGTCGAACAGCTGCGCAAGGTGGAACTGTTTGCCGGCCTGAAGGACGAAGCTCTGGAGCTGATCGCCAAGGTTGCCGTCGAAGAGACACACCAGCTCGGCACCAAGATCTTCGAACACGGCGACGCGGGGGATAAGCTCTACCTGATTCTCGATGGTCGCGTGCGCATCAGCCGCGAGGTACCGGGCATGGGTGAAGAAGCGCTGGCCATCCTGGGACCGGGACAGATGTTCGGCGAGATGGCTCTGCTCGACGAGTCGCCGCGCTCCGCCGACGCACGGGTTCACAATACCTGCCGCGTCCTGGCCATCCCGAAGGATGGTTTTGACGACCTGCTCTTCCTCCACAAAGACCTCGCTTACGAAGTGCTGTGGTCCATCGTTCGCATGCTCGTTGGGCGCCTTCGCGAGACCACCAACAAGCTGACGTTCCTCTCCATCAGCGGGAAATTCTGA
- the lexA gene encoding transcriptional repressor LexA → MQGLTKRQAQTLDYIRKSIEERGYPPTLREIGEYMGIRSTNGVNDHLRALERKGYLRREDMKSRALRLVNQSDDTPESVAEAARVAGDDDSMEIQILGRVAAGLPLLADENVIDTVRIDRVRVKGGGRDVFGLRVQGDSMIEAGILSGDYIFVRKQSTASRGDIVVALIGDEATVKYYYPEKDYVRFQPANSGMAPILVRATDFRDTMLLGVVIGLYREI, encoded by the coding sequence ATGCAAGGGCTGACCAAGCGCCAAGCGCAGACGCTGGATTACATTCGCAAGTCGATCGAAGAGCGCGGCTATCCCCCGACGCTACGAGAGATTGGCGAGTACATGGGCATTCGCTCCACGAACGGGGTGAATGACCACCTGCGCGCTCTGGAGCGCAAGGGCTACCTGCGGCGGGAAGACATGAAGAGCCGCGCGCTCCGCCTGGTGAACCAGAGCGACGACACGCCAGAGAGCGTCGCGGAAGCCGCTCGGGTCGCGGGCGACGACGACTCGATGGAGATCCAGATCCTCGGCCGAGTTGCCGCTGGCCTTCCGCTGCTCGCCGACGAAAACGTGATCGACACGGTGCGCATCGACCGGGTCCGGGTCAAAGGCGGTGGGCGCGATGTCTTCGGCCTGCGAGTCCAAGGTGACTCGATGATCGAAGCCGGTATTTTGAGTGGCGATTACATCTTCGTACGCAAGCAGTCCACGGCGAGTCGCGGTGACATCGTGGTGGCGCTGATCGGCGACGAAGCCACGGTGAAGTACTACTACCCCGAGAAGGACTACGTGCGCTTCCAGCCCGCAAACAGCGGGATGGCGCCGATCCTGGTGCGGGCGACGGACTTCCGCGACACGATGTTGCTCGGTGTCGTGATTGGTCTGTATCGCGAAATCTGA